The Triticum urartu cultivar G1812 chromosome 6, Tu2.1, whole genome shotgun sequence genome includes the window agaacataactgtttattcaattgaaactgaaatcaacatagagcaagttacaacggcaaacatgttaaagaaacaggtttacaACATACCTATTgggccattggagtttcaattgcatccttcaaatttcaAATTAGTTGGAATGAGTAAATacaatgatgcaagagcaaagtagtatgaaccatagctacggaacctggcttgagaacaattcttcttctgctttaagcattgacttggggttcggagtggtggtcctcgtgctttgggcactgcagttgccttactaactgctcgtgtttgggtgctctgtggtggagacggtgttgtgtaagtgggaactgggttactatctactggggttggggttagaaggggtgtagctggttctctgtccaactgggtaagccatgtgtgttgcatgtgcgatacgtggcatacagttgatccatccgagctGTTTGTGATATAACAAGCCATGTGTCTTTCGGGAAAACGCTTACTAGTATATAGGATTAAATTTAATcaaaaaagtgttaatgcatgttacaaaaattgtatagctagaaactatgttcaaatacgacttCAACGTTATAATCTTTGGCGCCATGCATTCATATTTTAtaagttaaatcctacttataaaccaggatgagggtatagtaggtaattaaatcacaaacatttttttgtattaaccgtatgtgtacatGTCCTTTGATTCTCCTCTATCACGTCTTGTCACgccgctgccgcagacggcttacagcgcaagcttgcgcagcacGTAGGGGCATTCTTTTagccaaacggtggcgccaataaatcgtcggtgagccctttcccgcgcaacctcgcaggttcccatGCAAGCTTCATGCCTGACTCGGTGAAAtgccccaaaatcccaatgcttaccgacctgctataaaaaccctcacgacCGGCGAGTCCTGTGTCGCattcccccccccctccctcaAGCTTATCTCATGTGCTTCTCCCATAATCGCCAATGGCACTGGTCTGTCGTCGTCGCATAGCCACTCCGCCGTCATTAGAGGACAACTCCAACTGGGAGGTTACACCGCGGTGGCGGTGcagtccccggcgtagtgtagtgtgcgtggcgtccctgttgggtgtgcgcagaacacccaccacacgctccgccgaCGCTGCCCATCGGTAACTGTTACCGGCCGCCGTTGCCACCACACCACCGTCAAAAGACAGGGCCATCTCCCGCTCCGCTGCCGCGGCCCGACGGCGGGAGGTGGCCATCGTagccgccaccccactgccggccaccgtggccgtcacccgctccaccaccgccgcccgaaggcgggaggtggtgatCTCGGCCGCCACCCCGTCATTGGTCGTCGTGGCCGCCAGCCCAGCGTCGACCGCCGGGATCATcacccgctcctccgccgccgcccgaaggtgggaggcggaggtggaggcccgcacgtgcatcagcgaccttgcgcgctacatcgagttcctacgggaggaggaggagcgccttgtcgagcacgcaaagagccttatgaaagtgcaactatccctgggtggttttggtaattactaacaacatatagctcattgaactaatgctatttcaagatgatcatttcagaaagttcaatgattggcatcgcatggattaggaatgtggacccctcaaaatgctaaggacacatattggctcaagctcaagactctacattttcattttagtgatccaagatcacatggagtccataggaaaagccaatactattaaaaggggatgaggtgttgcttaatggcttacttgctcaaaatgcttagtgatatgctccaaaagccgtCAACCACtgtctcatatccacatatgtcccaaaccaaaagtcaaactcagacCTAcagatttgatctatccggcgccaccgagttcacttgacatagccactgccagaaaccttagtcacttcggtctcaccgatagggatctcggtctcaccgagaaaggattgcaaactctctgtttcccttcgtaatgttttggtccaaccaagatgagcgatcggtcccaccgagttcgcaatgcaaactctctgtttccttttcatAACATTTTGGTCCAACCAAAATgacgaatcggtcccaccaagtttgcctgaccaactctctgtttgcctattacagaaatcggtcctaccgagtttatctgatcggtctcaccgagattacgttattccctaaccctaatgaaattggtcctaccgagttgacatgtcggtcccactgaaaatcctaacgttcacattttgaactaaatcggtctgaccgagtttcatgattcggtcccactgagtttggtcatttgtgtgtaatggttagattttgtgtggaggctatatatacccctccatccttccttcattagtaaggagagccatcagaacgtgcctacactcccaacatacattttctgagagagaagcacctactcatgtgttgagacctacatattccattccaaccacaagaatcttgatctctagccttccccaagttgctttccacccAAATCATTTCTCCACCAAATTCAAATCtatgtgagagagagttgattgttggggagactatcatttgaagcacaagagcaaggactTCATAATCAACAcacatctattaccttttggagagtggtgtcttctagattggttaggtgtcacttgggagcctccgactagattgtggagttgaaccaaggagtttgtacgggcaaggagatcgcctacttcgtgaatatctaccctagtgaggaaagtccttcatgggcgatgcccatggtgggatagacaaggttgtttcttcgtggacccttcgtgggtggagccctccgtggacttgagcaaccgttacccttcatgggttgaagtcttcatcaacgtggatgtacgatggcaccacctatcggaaccacgccaaaaatctccatgtctatATTGCattttgctccctccaaactcctcccattaccttcatatgcaatgttttacattccgatgctatactcttagacttgcatgtgtaggttaaTTGCTTGACTTTttctaagttgctaaaatctgccaaaacATAAAATTGGGAAGAGGCTAGATTTTATTTGGTcgagtagtctaatcacccccctctagacatactttcgatcctacaagtggtatcagagctttggtctccatttgccttgatttccatagcttttggtgatcatagccttggtttcacaacctaggagagtatggcgtctagcgagggaaattaccaccagagaggtccttactttgatggtactaattttgctagttggaagcataagatgaaaatgcatattcttggacataacctcGCCGTGTGGGCTATTGTGTCTATTGGGTTGCAAGGTAAATTCTTTGATGgaagagaaccgaaccgtgaagctagcGTGGAAGAGCTGAAGATGCTGCAATGCAacgctcaagcttgcgatatcatcttcaacggattgtgccccaaagaattcaacaaaatcagccgtcttgagaatgcaaaggaaatttgggatactttgattgatatgcacgagggtaacgactccgtcaaggaatccaaattggatgtgcttcaaagtcaacttgacaaattcaaaatgaaggatggtgaaggtgtcgctgaaatgtactctaggtttgctctcatcacaaatgagattgccggcttaggaagtgaggagatgaccgatagattcatcatcaagaagatcctaagagccttggacggagaatatgataccgtgtgcactttgatccaaatgatgcccaattacaaagatcttaAGCCAACGGAAGttattggaagaattgttgctcatgagacgtcactcaaggataaggaagagcttcacaacaagtcaagtggtgcttacaaagcctcatgtgatgctcctgcatcatcaagtgagaaacaaaccttcaatgaggaattgagcttaatggtgaaaaacttcaacaagttctacaagagtagaagcaacgAAAGAAGTTCCAattcaaggtcctacaatgataAAAGATCTTCGAGTCGTGAATGCAattgctacagttgtggaagacccggacactattccaatgagtgtatgccccttacaaaagaagagaagattcacccaaaaagagaagtagaagagaagaatcaccacctagagagaggaggagtagagatgatcgttatgaacgaagaacatcccAGAGAAGCAAGGGtccggaaaggaaggacaagtcatcaaggagctacacaaaacgaagacatcaagctcgtGTTGGTGAATGGGTGTTCGGCTtcgactccgactccgacaatcactctgaaagaagttatcactccgactccgaatatactcaagatgaaggtgtcactacaaaaaatatgtcaacttgtgaccttctcGTAATGACCGTGGATGAATTGATCGTAAATCTATGACCATTTCGAACCAATTGGTCTTAAGCTGTCTGGGAGggtccaaaccctaaaccataacGACCATTCTAGTTAAAAAGGTCGGTATTTCCTCGCACAAAATGGTCATAAATATAGACAACACCGATCTATGCCTGAATTCTGGCTGATTAGGACCAATCTAGATGGTCATAATTGCTAATTTGTGATGCGTTGAAATGAAGGAGCAACCACCTCAGCAGTTTCGCCTACGTGTCATGTCTAGGTGTCAATTTTCGTCTACGTGTGAGGTCCGCACATTGACTTGTTGACCATGAAGCCTACCTACAAGTGCTATCCAATGACTCGTGGGTCCCACCAACATTGACAGGTAGGCCCTATGGACTTGTCACATGGACCCATTACCCTACAAGGGGGACCCGCCACCTACCTGACACGTAGGACCCGCCgaactgacatgtgggacccatcAGACATGGACCCACTACCCTACGGGTGGGACCCGCCACCTACCTAACATGTAGGACCCACTACCCTATGGGTGGGACCCGCCACCTACCTGACACGTAGGACCCACTACCCTATGGGTGGGACCCGCCACCTACCTGACACGTAGGACCCACTACCCTGCGGGTGGGACCCGCCACCTACATGACACGTAGGACCCACTACCCTGCGGGTGGGACCCGCCGCTGAACTAACCTGACAAGCAAGACCCACTTGCAAGATCTCCTCTGAAGTGAACGTTAAAAAGAAATATGAGGGCGGCGGGGATAGAACACACGTCCTCACGCACAATTCTCACTAGGTGAACCACTGCACCACTAGCACGTTGGTGATAGGTAATTAACGTGGACATATTTGTATCAACAGAATGCGTCCTGGACCAAAGCCCATTTCCCGGAAACGTGGAGCTAGCTCTCCAATGTTTGAGTTGGGCTACATTAAGCCCATACGAAAAATAATCCGAGGCTCTCTTTTCAGACAATCTACAAAGAGAAAAATTCTTCTAAAAATATCTACAAAGAGAAAAAAGCTATTTTAGTTCTAGATTTCAAAAACTTCCAAATCTAAAAACCTGTCAATTAAAAAAATATTcaataattcaataaattccttGATTTCAAAAATATTTTAGAAATCATAAATATTTgcatattcaaaaaatgttcatgagttTGAAAAAATGACGCATATGCAAAAAAAGTCCATGATGTTGAAAATATCGTACAAAAacataaaaaatgttcatgatttaaaAAAAGTATAAATGGACATTCATGATTTTTAAGAAATGTTTGGGAAATAAAATTTGTTCATGATTTGGAAAATAGTTCGAATaatcaaaaaatgttcacaaaattCAAAAGTTGGTCCCAACATTCAGAAAATCTATCGCTAAaaaatttattgattcaaaaaatgtttttgagtTTGAAAAATATTATATGTTTAGAGCACTTTTTCAAATATTTGCACTATTCCAAGTTTGTTAACTTTCTTGGaaggtcacatataatgacacaatatCACAACTTTTCTATTTTTTGTAAATTCTTTTAATATATTTTCcaacaaatatttggtaggttttcacaaaaaaactcattttggacACACGGAAAAATGATAAAAATGAATTTATTTAGCAAACAAAATGAAAACTCACTTTGAGAACATTCTTTCTCATTCCAAGATGCATACTTATGcaaaatatgagatcatttgaacaaactatggcacgaatgtggccataagattttatttttgagcccagcttcaacatccATATTTCTACCCGATGTGGTACTTTGTAAAGCAAGTGACATCCAAActcctccatttgagctgaaaatttgccAAGACAGCCTCCCTAGTAGATGATCATACTCAGCCAAAACTCAGGCCCATTGGCCATGTgaatttcccgtaccgctaatcaaacacttggctgctaattcatgtttgagcatggTTCGGTCTCCTTGTGAGATTcttctatttttattttctttctagcatctacctggggagtgcccaacctaCTAGACATGCCTAGGTTACCTAGAACACATGacaacgccacggtcacgcggtgaccacgcagCGGGCATGCGAGTGTACGCgctttggagttggggccctgGGCCACCATCCAAACATCGACGTATCACCACcgaaccatgtatttatgatcaaatagatacttatgtaactagaaataatttttggaaaaaataaagagcaaactataatgcagctgcagttcaaatttgacccccTTCCTGCTGAATCAGCGAAAATTTGTATTTTTCACgggaggtggatcaaaacttaaGAAACCCAaacattttgtcaattgtgcattaaatatgtcctagtattttataaaattgatttggtccaaatTTGCAACAACTATATGATAGGTCCTTCagaaaaaaaactcattttgggcactcatAAAATGAAAAATTGATTTTTCGTCCagagaaaatgaaaactcccttaggcaacattgtttgccattccaatatgcacccttttgcacaatatgagatcatttgaacaaactatgtcatgaatgtgaccataagattgatcatttgacttgaaagccataaatcttcacacatgatagctcatttttgagaacacttttttaaaagaattatcgtattacaagtttattaatTTTCCTgctaacttggtcacatataatgacacaatgcgaaggttttccaattttttgatttttttgaattttttatgcccatttgaaaatgcggtcaaaaacggcgggcatgaccgttcctaactagtagttgaatcttggaattttttggtgtttctctcattaaatagatacttttgtacctagaaatgatttttggacaaaataaatagcaaactatgaggcagccgcagttcaaatttgacccgcttccaactgaatcggcggaaatttgtctttttcatcagaggtggatcaaaattttttacacccaaccatttggtcaattgtgcattaaatatggcctagtattttataaaaatgacttggtccaattttgcaacaattatttggtaggttcttcacaaaaaaaactcatttggGGCACTCGAAAAATTAAAAATTGtttttttgtccaaagaaaatgaaaacttcattaggcaacattgtttgtcattccaatatgcgcccatgtgcacaatatgagatcatttgaacaaactgtgccatgaatgtggccataagattgatcatttggcttgaaagccattgatctccacacgtgatagctcgtttctcagaacacttttttaaaataattgacgtattacaagtttgttatttttcctgggaacttgggcacatataatgacacaatgcgaagcttttccaatttttttttgtttttttgagttttttatgcccgtttcaaaatgcggtcaaaacggcgggaatgaccgttcctagctaatGGTTGAATCTtcgaatttttttggtgttttcTCTGactaaataggtacttatgtacctagaaatgatttttggaaaaaataaatagcgtACTATGatgtagctacagttcaaatttgacccgcttcctctTGAACCGAcaggaatttgtctttttcatgagaggtggctCAAAACTTtgtacacccaaccatttggtcaattgtgcattaaatatggcctagtattttagaaaattggtTTGtcccaattttgcaacaaatatatggtaggtccttcacaaaaaaaactcatttcggacACTCGAAAAATGATTAAAAATAACTAGAAATATGAAAATGCATAAAAATTGGTTCTAATCCATAAAATGTGGTCTAACTCTAGTAAAAATTTGTGTGGTGTCCTTTTGAAAAATATTATTGATAGCTACTTCAGAAAATCCCTTTATTTTTTGTACTTGAAAACTATTTTACATCACTGATTTTCTGAACCAATCATAACTCTTTACACTGATCGATGACATGGCGTCcgcccatccatccatccatctttccatcccacatccatccatccatctatctacagcaaaaaagaaaaaaagaaaagaaaaagagatACCCCCCACCCGCAGCCCAAACCCTAGCTCAGATCGACCCCTCCCCCCGTCGCCCCCTTCCTCCCTCGtcctcctccaccgccgccgccgcccccttcccGATCTAGATTCCTCCTCCGCCGCTCCTCACTACCACCACCCAGTCGCCCACCGTAGCAGATCAAGCGAGCCGCCCAACCTCACCGGCCTCCTCCGTCTCTTCCAGTCAGATCCGACGGGCACATCTTCCTGCAGCCACGAGCGACCACCCCGGCCTCCACTCCACCGCCGGCATCCTTTCCCCTCCCTCTCCGTAGATCCTTTTGAGCAGCCACCTCGAGGCCGGCGCCGCCACCAGCGCGATGGGGAGGGCGCCGCCACCAGCCACGACGGAGAGGTGGAGCCCCGGCTCCCTCCTCGACGACTCCTCCAATATCCGGCTCCTTCGACGGCATCCCGCGCGGGATCTCCACCGACTCCACCTCTGTCAACTGCCTCGTCGACCACGAGGATGACAA containing:
- the LOC125512428 gene encoding wiskott-Aldrich syndrome protein homolog 1-like — encoded protein: MASAHPSIHLSIPHPSIHLSTAKKKKRKEKEIPPTRSPNPSSDRPLPPSPPSSLVLLHRRRRPLPDLDSSSAAPHYHHPVAHRSRSSEPPNLTGLLRLFQSDPTGTSSCSHERPPRPPLHRRHPFPSLSVDPFEQPPRGRRRHQRDGEGAATSHDGEVEPRLPPRRLLQYPAPSTASRAGSPPTPPLSTASSTTRMTMPRSTRVVGCPTPARPRTSGPARRSSRPPPRVTSKARSPCPTLRCWTRTPPSAPRPWCRPCRICHRFRHLGRAGPHRGVPLLPREIKLRLPLGRSFSYRSHTGTRPNDLWKGERSTLAWY